The window ACAAAAAACTAAAAGACGCCGACTTCCGGCACCGATAGCCGCTTTGGGGAACAGAGAGTGTACTGGACGAGGCTGCGAGTTTCGTAGCCGACAGCGGAGACCCAGGTCTTCCTGCCACACACTGCGCGCACACCTGTTCAACGGAGAGAATCGTCCTTTCCCAATATCAACGGAAAGATAAAAAATACGGACACGCGTGGCAAGCAGGCAAAGAGGCTTGGAGGacggaagaaacagcgaaaaAGCAACACCAGGCGGACCGTTCTCTACCACGAGGAAAATCGACAAAGAAAATACGCCAAGAAGTAGGAGACAAAGGGTGTAGAAATGGTCGAAATAATCCCGGCTTAACGATGAATTTCAGAAAGCGTGAGCAATTATTCGCATCTGTACAGATGAGAAAGTTCCGGTACAGGAcacgcgaaaaggaagcgcgcgagaacAGTCGGTCTCCCATGCTTCACTCCCACCGGTACGCGGGTACTTGTTTGCAGGCCTTTTCCTTGGTGGGGTTACGAGAGGCGCGCCCAACAGCCGTACAAAAAAAACTTCAGAATATCTGTTGCCGAGATGACAGAGGCATTGGAGAGTGCTGAAGAACCTCCTTGAGAAGAGGAAGTATGGGGGCAAGGTTAAATGCAAATATATCCACTTTGGGCACCTCAGTTTTCCATCCCGCCACGTGAAAAGTGAGACACCCCTAGGACATGGAGACGGCGTTCTCGACACAACAAAATACGAGTCTCGTATGCTGAAAACCTCTTTAAAATTGACAAAACTGTTGTCTCTTGATCTAGACAGAGCGAAACGACTTTAGATGCGCTCAGGAGAAACAGACCATCACGTGCATATCGATCTATGGCAGCGTATacctacacacacatgtaGAGCTCCACTCACGCCCCGGTGGCGGATAAATTGACGAGGCCTGACTATTTGCATCGGCGGAAGCGTGAGCATCTGTGTGTAGATGAGGAAGACTATAATTCCAGCTATCGTCTCCTCAGCCCCTCTAGCTGTGTGCCGGCCTCACTCTGGTCACTAATCCAGCGTCAAGGTGGAACAGCACGCAACCTCTTCCAAACGCCAGTGACAGCGAACACACAGTTTCCCCCTCTGTTTTCGTCGCGTCGCCTAAACAAAAAGTCCACCACCTGAAAACGCGATTGCAGCACGAATGCTCGTGTCGTACGTTCAGCAGCAGACGCGGTCCTCACCGTGTGGAACGATATCGTGATAGATGCTCCATCCTCTCAAAAGTGTCTAGGGGAGCCCAAAGAGAGGGCCTCACGACGAGCGCCGCATGTGTCCAGATCAGACGACACAGCGGGCTGCGGATGGCAACGAACTAGCAATGCTGCGCGCCTCTGAGGGTATTGAACCAGTTATCATTAAAGGCCGGCCCtgacgcgtgcgcgcgcacgagagaggaggcactTTGCCACAAACAAAGTGGATCATACGGCACCCCCCGGTGCGGCGCTGTCTGAGAAAACGACAAAAAAGAGCCGTCTTGTGCTGCCAGCTCTGAAGCTGGAGTTCTGAACCGTTCGGATTGCATTGAAAAAAAGTCTACACGAGCAGATCAGTCGACGTGCTTCCACACGTGCCCCGACAGATCAAGCCCGCCCAAACAAGACGGGAAAATACTTCCGCAAAGACTAATGAGTGGTGTTAAACAATGGGATGCTGGTGCAATGTTCTGCTTGGACAGGTCTTGAATTGAACCTCGCACCGGCTCCCATGCGAATGTAATCCCCCTGAGGACAAAGCAGGTAAACCCCAAAATCAGTCTGTGCAAAACAGCATCGTTCGCCACACATCCCATATTGACACATCGAGAGGCTGCCGCCGGACGTGACAATGCAGACTGACTACATTGCAAAGTCCATCAACTTGACTGTACAGCACCTgacgcttcgccgccttccctcaGAAAAAAGTGATAAACAAGCATTCTCCAGAATGCAGCTGCGGGCGACACTGGGGTCGTCAGGCTCCTATGCCCTCAGTTGCACATCCAGGATTATTTACGGCACATCGTTGTGGGACAGAGATGCCGCGATGGTGTCAATGATCAACCGATGTCTCCTTGACTAAACTGCTCCACTTGCATTGGCGGCCGCCAGCACGCCTTTGCCTTACAACCATTCTACCCCGGCGGCTTTTCGGTCGGATGCCGAATAATACAAAAGTATATCCCCGCGTTAGTCATCCGCACAGAAGGAAACTACCACGACTTCTTAATGCCGCGGggtctctttcccttctgttccTTTGGGAATGGAGTGGCAACCGAAGACATCGCCAGTTCCGCCGGCGCTCGCAGAAACCTGTCACGAGTCAGATTTAACACCAAGAACTATCGAAACGACTGCGAATCACACATCCAGCGCCATGAGCAGTCTGACTGTCCACAGAATGAAGAATCAAGAATGACTGAGTCCAGGCTTTCCTGCCACACGCCCAGTGGCTCACGGCTGACAACAGCGAATGTGCACGCGCGGCCGTGTGTGctgcctcttttttcagGTGATCCCATCGACATCCGTGTTCCAGCTCCTGTCGTTTAACCGCGAAGATTGGTGCTCACCCTTCGCCCTCAACCACGTATTCCCGCTGAGTACATTTGATGCTACTTCCTTCTTTGGCCTTCCCGAATCTCTGGTAGGTTCGGCAGCACTCAACTAACTCCGTGCGGTGCCTACAGACACGCAAAAgcactttctctccgtctcaaGCGCAGCAGCAAGACGAACGGGGATACCCATCGGTGACGTCGCGACGCCCTGATCTCGTTACCGGCAGGTCGACTTGACCCACCGAAATGATCGCCGCCGAAGCGCAATGCAAATACGTTCAGAAGCCTGTGAACGtagacgcgcgaggcagaaaacaaTGGTCGGGCGGGTCAGTCCTGAATGGGATCGCTCCTCGCAGatttctcctccttctcccgtACTGCCTGGAGTTCTCGTCGCATCTCGAGGACAACACGTGACAGTGCCTCTGGATGCACACCTTGTTCAACAAGCTCCACTAAAATCTGTAGAGTGGTGCTGTCCAAGCCGGTGTTCAATAGCGCAGATATTTCCATCAGAATCTCCATCGTCTCCTGCGGATCGCCGCCATCGTTCCCTCCTCTCACACACTCGATGCATCCGGCTTCTGACGAAGAATTTATCGCCATAGTTGGCAAACACAGTAGGAAATTGGCAAGAATATATATTTGGCGGACACCGTGGCGGCGGCCGATACCGGCGTCCGTGCGGTACACCTACGGGCCAATAGGTTTCCAGTCAGGTCGATGGAAACGACCACCTTGGACTGACGGGGGCTACCTCAGACTCATTACATTAGGACCGAATTCACTATCTGAGCTTCAGCTTCACCGGCCATACAGCAGCACTTAAATCAAACTTTCTTTCGTACCCACCTGCCGGCACCTCAGTGTGCGGCGTGGCAACCTGAAATCGGGGCACAACCAGCGGTGGAATTCCAGGCGAACGACCACCAGTCCTCTCCACGAGACTTTGCTGCACCATAGAGGACACTGGGAAAACAGTCAGTTTCTTTCACTGGAAACTTAGTAAGGCGCAGATTATGTCGAGGGTTATCTGGAGGAACTGCCCAGCGCCTTGCGGTGTCTGCATGCCGCTGCATGTCCGTGCGGCGGGTGTATGCACAGCTGGCG is drawn from Neospora caninum Liverpool complete genome, chromosome X and contains these coding sequences:
- a CDS encoding UPF0582 protein C13orf37, related, whose product is MAINSSSEAGCIECVRGGNDGGDPQETMEILMEISALLNTGLDSTTLQILVELVEQGVHPEALSRVVLEMRRELQAVREKEEKSARSDPIQD